A portion of the Saccharomyces paradoxus chromosome XV, complete sequence genome contains these proteins:
- the VAM3 gene encoding SNAP receptor VAM3 (Syntaxin-like vacuolar t-SNARE~similar to YOR106W) — MSFFDVEAQSSKGNSQSEPQSSTNQKTKELSDLIETFAEQSRVLEKECTKIGSKRDSKELRYTIETELIPNCTSVKDNIESNILIHQNGKLSADFKNLKTKYQSLQQSYNQRKSLFPLKATISPGTSKERNDIHTQTEAVRQNPESSYISIKVNEQTPLLHGEGQHQLQLQEEQEQQQQGLSQEELDFQTIIHQERSQQIGRIHTAVQEVNAIFHQLGSLVKEQGEQVTTIDENISHLHDNMQNANKQLTRADQHQRDRNKCGKVTLIIIIVVCMVILLAVLS; from the coding sequence ATGTCATTTTTCGATGTCGAAGCACAATCTTCAAAAGGTAACTCCCAGTCAGAACCACAATCCtcaacaaatcaaaaaaccAAGGAATTAAGCGATTTAATTGAGACATTCGCTGAACAATCACGCGTACTGGAGAAGGAATGCACCAAAATAGGCTCTAAACGAGACTCCAAGGAACTGAGATACACTATCGAGACGGAATTAATACCGAACTGCACCAGCGTTAAGGATAATATTGAGAGCAACATTctaattcatcaaaatgGAAAGCTGTCAGCTGATTTCAAGAACCTGAAGACAAAATATCAATCCCTCCAACAGTCATAcaatcaaagaaagagtTTGTTCCCTTTGAAAGCTACCATTTCACCAGGAACGTCTAAAGAAAGAAACGACATTCACACGCAAACTGAAGCCGTGCGACAAAATCCGGAGTCCAGTTATATTTCTATCAAAGTAAACGAGCAGACTCCATTACTGCATGGCGAAGGACAACACCAATTACAGCTgcaagaagaacaagaacaacaacagcaaggATTGTCCCAAGAAGAACTGGATTTTCAAACCATCATTCACCAGGAAAGATCTCAACAGATAGGACGCATTCATACGGCTGTACAAGAAGTCAATGCTATTTTCCACCAGCTTGGTTCATTAGTAAAGGAACAGGGAGAACAAGTAACCACCATAGACGAGAATATCTCGCACTTACATGACAACATGCAAAACGCGAACAAGCAATTAACCAGAGCGGACCAACATCAAAGGGACCGGAACAAATGCGGCAAGGTTACCTTAATCATTATCATAGTTGTATGCATGGTAATATTGCTTGCCGTATTGAGCTAG
- the RGS2 gene encoding GTPase-activating protein RGS2 (Negative regulator of glucose-induced cAMP signaling~similar to YOR107W) has product MASVPSLCDILIPLEKSSRSASDAESANTVLIQLRKGHHERIRSPYTIQKFYKFLKRAHCEENLEFFEKAHQFLQLKQNRTISEEKLLEVWNKSLYIKYIAVDSPKECNFSQDTREIFEKCYANNKVPADVDVLCAISHIMGLLMDGYHRFVSSVNERKYPTTYNANNGSAMEQDFKNESTVSFSSLGMEDISGDRNPYLKKPNSNGLSTIIQKTSTGTTNELQSGYASRPSESSSSLSIDSSNYRNTKAINVQKPQNAGILNSGKDFLQKLNFVKKRKSFKEPSGVIRSHYNNNIQNHLRRTKQPSTNITSSSSMKAEISLSSSPLPNKAIGQNVKSVEKGFKKLNLHDIN; this is encoded by the coding sequence ATGGCGAGTGTACCAAGCTTATGCGACATACTGATACCGCTAGAAAAGAGTAGTCGCAGCGCCAGCGACGCCGAAAGTGCTAATACAGTCCTAATTCAACTGCGAAAAGGCCATCATGAACGTATACGTTCGCCTTACACAATACAAAagttttataaatttttgaagagaGCTCATTGCGAGGAAAActtggaattttttgaaaaagctcATCAGTTCCTTCAGCTTAAACAAAACAGAACTATTAGCGAAGAGAAGCTCTTAGAAGTGTGGAATAAGTCATTGTACATAAAATACATTGCCGTGGACTCACCCAAAGAATGCAACTTCTCACAGGATACCAGGGAGATCTTTGAAAAGTGCTATGCCAATAATAAGGTGCCGGCCGATGTAGACGTGCTCTGTGCCATTAGCCATATTATGGGCTTGTTAATGGATGGGTACCATCGATTTGTAAGTTCTGTTAATGAAAGGAAATACCCCACCACATACAATGCCAACAATGGCTCTGCTATGGAGcaagatttcaaaaacgAATCTACcgtttccttttcctcATTAGGCATGGAGGATATTTCAGGAGATAGAAATCCCTATCTAAAGAAACCTAATAGTAACGGTTTATCAAccattattcaaaaaacgTCTACGGGCACAACTAACGAGTTGCAAAGCGGTTACGCTTCTCGACCAAGCGAATCCTCGTCTTCGCTTAGCATTGATAGCTCGAACTATAGGAATACCAAGGCTATCAATGTTCAAAAGCCGCAAAATGCAGGAATTCTCAACTCGGGGAAGGATTTTCTGCAAAAACTCAACTTCGTTAAAAAACGcaaatctttcaaagagCCTTCAGGCGTGATTCGTAGCCAttacaacaacaatatCCAAAACCATTTAAGAAGAACCAAACAGCCATCGACAAATATAACCTCTTCGTCATCTATGAAAGCAGAAATATCTTTGTCGTCGTCACCATTACCCAATAAAGCAATAGGCCAAAATGTAAAAAGCGTTGAAAAGGGCTTTAAAAAGCTTAACTTGCATGATATTAATTAA
- the LEU9 gene encoding 2-isopropylmalate synthase LEU9 (Alpha-isopropylmalate synthase II (2-isopropylmalate synthase)~similar to YOR108W), producing MVKHSFIALAEHASKLRRSIPPVKLTYKNMLRDPSVKYRAFAPPKMTKRIWPDKSIQRAPRWLSTDLRDGNQSLPDPMSVAQKKEYFHKLIKIGFKEIEVSFPSASQTDFDFTRYAVENAPDDVGIQCLVQSREHLIKRTVEALTGAKRATIHTYLATSDMFREIVFNMSREEAISKAVEATKLVRKLTKDDPSQQATRWSYEFSPECFSDTPGEFAVEICEAVKKAWEPTEENPIIFNLPATVEVASPNVYADQIEYFATHITEREKVCISTHCHNDRGCGVAATELGILAGADRVEGCLFGNGERTGNVDLVTVAMNMYTQGVSPNLDFSDLTSISEIVHRCNKIPIPPRAPYGGELVVSAFSGSHQDAIKKGFAIQNKKQAQGETQWRIPYLPLDPKDIGRDYEAVIRVNSQSGKGGAAWVIMRSLGLDVPRPMQVDFSNTLQKNADALGRELKSEEITKLFKETYNYNNNEHIYVTLLNYEVKKLNPERRALVGQVEINDKVVNIEGYGNGPISSLVDALSNLLNVKLSVQNYSEHSLGSGSATQAASFINLSYIKDNNHHAASNMWGVGVSEDTGDASIKAVFATVNNIIHSGDVLLAD from the coding sequence ATGGTAAAACATTCATTCATAGCGCTAGCTGAACATGCTAGTAAACTAAGAAGGTCTATTCCACCCGTGAAATTGACTTATAAAAACATGCTACGGGACCCATCGGTAAAATATAGGGCGTTTGCCCCACCAAAAATGACCAAGAGAATTTGGCCTGACAAAAGTATTCAAAGGGCTCCGCGTTGGTTGTCTACTGACTTGAGAGACGGTAATCAATCTTTGCCAGACCCAATGTCTGTggctcaaaaaaaagagtacTTTCACAAGTTAATCAAAATCGGTTTCAAAGAAATCGAAGTGTCTTTCCCATCTGCATCTCAAACAGATTTCGACTTCACCAGGTATGCTGTAGAAAACGCTCCAGATGATGTTGGTATCCAATGTCTTGTCCAATCTAGAGAACACTTGATCAAGAGAACCGTGGAAGCATTGACTGGTGCTAAAAGGGCCACTATACATACCTACTTGGCCACAAGTGATATGTTCCGCGAAATTGTCTTCAATATGTCTAGAGAAGAAGCTATCTCTAAAGCTGTAGAGGCCACCAAACTGGTTAGAAAACTAACCAAAGATGACCCTTCACAACAGGCTACTCGTTGGTCCTATGAGTTTTCCCCCGAATGTTTCAGTGACACACCAGGTGAATTTGCTGTAGAGATTTGCGAAGCTGTTAAGAAAGCTTGGGAACCTACCGAAGAAAATCCAATCATTTTCAACCTACCTGCTACTGTGGAAGTTGCTTCTCCAAATGTCTATGCTGATCAGATTGAATACTTTGCAACACATATTACTGAGCGTGAGAAGGTCTGTATTTCCACACATTGTCATAATGATCGTGGTTGCGGTGTCGCCGCCACAGAATTAGGTATTCTTGCCGGCGCCGACCGTGTAGAAGGTTGTCTCTTCGGTAATGGTGAGCGTACAGGTAACGTTGATTTGGTTACTGTTGCTATGAACATGTACACCCAAGGTGTCTCTCCTAATTTGGATTTCTCAGATTtaacttcaatttcagaAATTGTCCATCGCTGTAACAAGATTCCAATTCCCCCAAGAGCCCCATATGGCGGTGAATTGGTTGTTTCTGCCTTTTCTGGCTCTCACCAGGATGCAATTAAGAAGGGATTTGCCATCCAAAACAAGAAACAAGCTCAAGGAGAAACACAGTGGAGAATCCCATACTTGCCATTGGATCCAAAGGATATTGGACGTGATTACGAAGCAGTCATCAGAGTCAACTCTCAATCCGGTAAGGGTGGTGCTGCTTGGGTCATTATGAGATCTCTAGGATTAGATGTCCCAAGACCAATGCAAGTTGATTTCTCCAATACTCTACAAAAGAATGCGGATGCCTTAGGGAGAGAATTAAAATCCGAAGAGATTACAAAATTGTTTAAGGAAACCTACAACTACAACAACAATGAACATATATACGTCACTTTGTTGAATTACGAAgttaaaaaattgaacCCAGAACGTAGAGCCCTGGTGGGCCAAGTCGAAATTAATGATAAAGTTGTCAACATCGAAGGTTACGGTAATGGCCCTATCTCTTCTCTCGTGGATGCCCTATCCAATTTATTGAACGTTAAATTGAGCGTCCAAAACTACTCTGAACATTCTTTGGGCTCTGGTTCCGCAACTCAAGCAGCATCTTTCATAAATCTTTCTTATATAAAGGACAACAATCATCATGCTGCCAGTAATATGTGGGGCGTTGGTGTCTCCGAAGACACCGGGGATGCGTCTATTAAGGCGGTATTTGCTACTGTtaataatatcattcaTTCCGGGGACGTTTTACTGGCAGATTAA
- the INP53 gene encoding phosphatidylinositol-3-/phosphoinositide 5-phosphatase INP53 (Polyphosphatidylinositol phosphatase~similar to YOR109W), with protein MIIFVSEEPERRLAIVSNSYALVLKPVGKKPSDKPLCAIELLQKSDLKKYGFKRLTSHEIFGVIGLIEVNGLLFVGAITGKSKVAQPCPGETVNKIFAVDFFCLNDNSWDFIEIDSSGYPVLPETASTEYQEALPKHPCYELKKLLSNGSFYYSSDFDLTSTLQHRGYGQHSLSTDTYEEEYMWNSFLMQEMITYRDHLDTNLKQILDDEGFLTTVIRGFAETFVSYVKKLKVALTIISKQSWKRAGTRFNARGVDDEANVANFVETEFIMYSSQYCYAFTQIRGSIPVFWEQGTSLINPRVQITRSFEATQPVFDKHIMKSVEKYGPVHVVNLLSTKSSEIELSKRYKEHLTHSKKLNFNKDVFLTEFDFHKETSQEGFSGVRKLIPLIVDSLLSSGYYSYDVREKKNISEQHGIFRTNCLDCLDRTNLAQQIISLAAFRTFLEDFRLISSNSFIDDDDFVSKHNTLWADHGDQISQIYTGTNALKSSFSRKGKMSLAGALSDATKSVSRIYINNFMDKEKQQNIDTLLGRLPYQKAVQLYDPVNEYVSTKLQSMSDNFTSTSNINLLIGSFNVNGATKKVDLSKWLFPIGEKFKPDIVVLGLQEVIELSAGSILNADYSKSSFWENLVGDCLNQYDDKYLLLRVEQMTSLLILFFVKADKAKYVKQVEGATKKTGFRGMAGNKGAVSIRFEYGATSFCFINSHLAAGATNVEERRSDYESIVRGITFTRTKMIPHHDSIFWLGDMNYRINLPNEDVRRELYNQEEGYIEKLLHFDQLTLGINSGSVFEGFKEPTLKFRPTYKYDPGTGTYDSSEKERTPSWTDRIIYKGDNLLPLSYSDAPMMISDHRPVYAAYRAKITFVDDKERLSLKKRLFTEYKQEHPEEPGSLISDLLNLDLDDKSISDGFKSSSESSLLDIDPMLAQPTASSIASSSPVSSASASLQPVRTQNNIQSRTPVKKPILRPPPPPAHKSVSAPAPSTSEEKSLTPKTSTTSLSSVANNIQESKPLAQNRRIPPPGFSRNILTPKSTSNLASPSSSKVDLDNGVAESTHSTQGARQQTPTSSFTVPRDVNGQSETLLCNENSIEPEEKAKLNHMTLDSWQPLTPK; from the coding sequence ATGATTATCTTTGTTTCAGAAGAACCTGAAAGAAGGCTAGCCATTGTGTCCAACTCGTATGCCCTTGTTCTTAAACCAGTTGGGAAGAAACCATCTGATAAACCTTTATGTGCTATtgaacttcttcaaaaaagcGACTTGAAAAAGTATGGTTTTAAAAGACTTACATCACATGAGATTTTTGGTGTTATCGGTCTCATTGAGGTTAATGGCCTACTGTTTGTCGGTGCCATTACCGGAAAATCTAAAGTTGCACAACCATGTCCAGGAGAGACTGTGAACAAGATTTTTGCTgtcgattttttttgtctaAACGACAATAGTTGGGATTTCATTGAGATCGACTCTTCAGGTTATCCTGTGTTGCCTGAGACTGCTTCAACCGAATATCAAGAGGCCTTGCCAAAACATCCATGCtatgaattgaaaaaactgTTATCCAATGGATCCTTCTACTACAGCTCAGATTTCGATCTAACGTCAACCTTACAGCATCGTGGATATGGTCAACATTCTTTGAGTACAGACACCtacgaagaagaatatatgTGGAACTCTTTCCTCATGCAAGAGATGATAACTTACAGAGATCATTTGGACacaaatttgaaacaaatcCTGGATGACGAGGGGTTTTTGACCACAGTCATTCGTGGATTTGCAGAAACATTCGTCTCGTACGttaagaaattgaaagttGCCCTTACAATCATTTCTAAGCAGAGCTGGAAAAGGGCAGGAACAAGATTTAATGCACGTGGTGTCGATGATGAGGCGAACGTTGCCAATTTTGTGGAAACAGAGTTCATTATGTACTCTAGCCAATATTGTTATGCTTTTACACAAATAAGAGGCAGTATACCTGTGTTCTGGGAACAAGGTACCTCTCTAATTAACCCAAGAGTACAAATTACAAGATCATTTGAAGCCACTCAACCAGTATTTGACAAGCATATCATGAAGTCAGTGGAAAAGTATGGGCCTGTTCATGTCGTTAATTTGTTGTCAACAAAATCTTCTGAAATTGAACTTTCAAAACGGTACAAAGAGCATTTAACccattcaaagaaattgaatttCAACAAAGATGTATTTTTGACGGAATTCGATTTCCACAAGGAAACTTCACAAGAGGGCTTTTCCGGCGTCAGAAAACTGATTCCATTGATAGTGGACTCTCTCCTATCTTCTGGCTATTATTCTTATGACGttagggaaaaaaagaacatatCTGAGCAACATGGCATATTTAGAACCAACTGCCTAGATTGTTTAGATAGAACAAATTTAGCACAGCAAATTATTTCCTTAGCTGCTTTCAGAACTTTTCTCGAAGATTTCCGATTGATAAgttcaaattcttttatcgacgatgatgattttgTTTCTAAACACAACACCCTCTGGGCTGATCATGGTGACCAAATATCCCAAATATACACTGGTACCAATGCCTTAAAATCCTCATTTTCAAGGAAAGGTAAAATGTCACTCGCTGGGGCATTATCCGATGCTACAAAGTCGGTTAGcagaatatatattaacAATTTTATggataaagaaaagcaacAAAATATCGATACTTTGTTGGGAAGATTACCATACCAGAAAGCAGTACAACTGTATGATCCTGTAAACGAATACGTCAGTACGAAATTACAAAGCATGTCTGATAATTTCACATCCACCTCCAACATAAACTTGCTAATAGGATCATTCAATGTTAACGGGGCAACCAAGAAGGTCGATTTATCGAAGTGGTTATTTCCGattggtgaaaaattcaaaccaGATATTGTTGTCTTAGGTCTTCAAGAGGTTATAGAATTATCTGCGGGTTCGATTTTGAACGCTGATTACTCGAAAAGCTCATTCTGGGAAAATTTAGTGGGTGATTGCTTAAACCAGTACGATGATAAATACCTGTTGTTAAGAGTGGAACAAATGACTTCTTTACTGATCTTGTTCTTTGTTAAAGCAGATAAAGCTAAATATGTCAAGCAGGTGGAGGGTGCCACCAAGAAGACTGGTTTTAGGGGTATGGCTGGGAATAAAGGTGCTGTGTCTATAAGGTTCGAGTACGGTGCCACttcattttgttttatCAATTCTCACCTTGCAGCGGGTGCCACAAATGTCGAGGAACGTCGTAGTGATTACGAGAGCATAGTGAGGGGCATTACCTTCACGAGAACTAAGATGATTCCTCATCATGATTCTATTTTCTGGTTGGGTGACATGAATTATAGAATAAATCTACCGAACGAAGACGTTAGAAGAGAGTTATACAACCAAGAAGAGGgatatattgaaaaactgtTGCACTTCGATCAACTTACTCTAGGTATAAATTCTGGCAGTGTATTCGAAGGCTTCAAGGAACCAACCCTCAAGTTCCGCCCAACATATAAGTATGATCCTGGAACAGGGACCTATGATTCTTCTGAGAAGGAGAGAACACCTTCGTGGACAGATAGAATTATTTATAAAGGGGATAACTTACTCCCTTTATCCTATTCAGATGCTCCGATGATGATCAGCGACCATCGGCCAGTTTACGCTGCATATAGAGCAAAAATAACTTTTGTTGATGATAAGGAGAGACTATCCCTCAAGAAACGTTTATTCACAGAATACAAACAAGAGCATCCAGAAGAGCCGGGTTCTCTAATATCGGATCTTCTCAACCTTGATCTTGATGATAAGAGTATTTCGGACGGGTTTAAAAGTTCTTCTGAAAGCTCTCTACTAGACATTGATCCGATGTTGGCACAACCGACAGCGTCCAGCAttgcttcttcatcaccTGTTTCTTCAGCATCGGCTTCTCTACAACCTGTGAGAACTCAAAACAACATCCAGTCCCGCACTCCCGTCAAGAAACCAATATTGCGCCCTCCACCTCCACCTGCTCATAAATCTGTATCAGCACCTGCTCCTTCAACATCAGAGGAAAAGTCATTAACCCCAAAAACCTCAACCACATCACTGTCATCTGTGGCAAACAATATACAAGAAAGTAAACCATTAGCGCAAAATAGGCGAATTCCGCCACCAGGCTTTAGCCGAAATATTTTAACTCCAAAAAGCACTAGTAATTTGGCCTCTCCTTCGTCTTCTAAGGTTGATTTAGATAATGGTGTGGCTGAATCTACACATTCAACCCAAGGTGCAAGACAACAGACACCTACGTCATCTTTTACAGTACCAAGAGATGTTAATGGGCAGTCCGAGACCTTACTATGTAATGAAAACTCCATTGAGCCAGAGGAAAAAGCCAAACTTAACCATATGACTTTAGATTCATGGCAGCCACTGACCCCAAAATGA
- the TFC7 gene encoding transcription factor TFIIIC subunit TFC7 (RNA pol III transcription initiation factor complex (TFIIIC) subunit~similar to YOR110W): MVVNTIYIARHGYRSNWLPEGPYPDPLTGIDSDVPLAEHGVQQAKELAHYLLSLDNQPEAAFTSPFYRCLQTTQPIAKLLEIPVYLERGIGEWYRPDRKPVIPVPAGYEILSKYFPGIISPEWDSTLIPSEKGETEQEMYMRFKTFWPLFIERVEKEYPNVECILLVTHAASKIALGMSLLGYDNPRMSLNENGDKIRSGSCSLDKYEILKKSYDTLDETDDQNQTSLTYIPFNDRKWVLTMNGNTEFLSGGEEMNWSFDCVVEAGSDADIKRRQETKKNSSPIPKGEDQIETETVYISVDIPSGNYKERTDIAKNAILQYSGLETDAPLFRIGNKLYEGSWERLVGTELAFPNAAHIHKKTAGLLSSAEDSETTNAGQSKGLSTASDADTQKQEDVGVPDSTNKSEDHAGDNEEVQPEKIYRIKERIVLNNVRPM; encoded by the coding sequence ATGGTGGTGAATACAATATACATTGCAAGGCATGGATACAGATCCAATTGGCTTCCCGAGGGTCCATATCCAGACCCACTTACAGGAATCGATAGTGATGTTCCTTTGGCAGAACATGGAGTCCAGCAAGCTAAAGAGTTGGCGCATTATCTTTTGTCCTTGGATAATCAACCAGAAGCTGCCTTCACTTCTCCGTTTTATAGATGTCTTCAGACTACCCAACCGATAGCTAAGCTGTTAGAAATACCTGTTTATCTAGAACGAGGTATTGGGGAATGGTATAGACCTGACAGAAAACCGGTGATCCCAGTACCTGCTGGATATGAGATACTAAGCAAATATTTTCCAGGTATCATTAGCCCAGAATGGGATTCTACACTAATACCAAGTGAAAAGGGTGAGACCGAGCAGGAGATGTACATGAGATTCAAAACGTTTTGGCCCTTATTTATTGAACGTGTAGAAAAGGAATATCCAAATGTTGAGTGTATACTTTTAGTCACACATGCTGCGTCTAAGATTGCCCTTGGTATGAGCTTACTGGGGTACGATAATCCTCGAATGTCCTTGAATGAAAATGGTGATAAAATAAGAAGCGGTAGTTGCTCATTAGACAAATACGAGATTCTTAAAAAAAGCTACGATACTTTAGACGAAACTGACgatcaaaatcaaaccTCTTTGACCTATATACCATTTAATGACAGAAAATGGGTTCTAACGATGAATGGCAACACCGAATTCTTGAGTGGtggtgaagaaatgaattgGAGTTTCGATTGTGTAGTAGAGGCTGGTTCAGATGCTGATATCAAAAGGAGACAggagacaaaaaaaaacagctCACCAATACCAAAAGGAGAAGATCAAATTGAAACAGAAACTGTTTATATCAGTGTTGACATCCCTAGCGGCAACTACAAAGAGAGGACCGACATAGCGAAGAACGCAATTTTACAATATTCCGGTTTGGAAACAGATGCTCCATTGTTTCGGATTGGAAATAAGCTGTATGAAGGAAGCTGGGAGAGACTTGTTGGCACGGAACTTGCCTTCCCAAATGCTGCacatatacataaaaaGACGGCGGGTCTACTATCATCAGCTGAAGACAGTGAAACAACAAACGCTGGCCAAAGTAAAGGCCTATCTACTGCTAGCGACGCAGACACacaaaaacaagaagatgTTGGAGTACCGGATTCAACCAACAAAAGTGAGGATCACGCGGGAGATAACGAAGAAGTTCAACCAGAGAAGATCTATAGAATAAAAGAACGGATAGTGCTAAACAATGTCCGCCCTATGTAA
- a CDS encoding nucleotide diphosphatase (similar to YOR111W), with protein MWKRKRAHPSNTMSVSSKLPLDIIGSICSKYDIILASTSPRRYEILHDVMGIADLKTMVSTFEEDLDKTNYSTDPIGYVRDTSWHKAQNIIEILTDYENENLNEIGKPKLIICADTIIIDKSGRIYEKPKTKDIQRKFLMKFCYEDDEPVNVVTAVTLVKWYGKKNFELVPFRDETKVYFDNKIPLRILEEYVESGDGLEVGGGFKIQGQGAILIEKIEGDYYNVVGLPLNKTFKGLYAEANSI; from the coding sequence AtgtggaaaagaaagagggCGCACCCATCAAACACAATGTCTGTTAGTAGTAAACTGCCATTAGACATAATCGGATCTATATGTTCTAAATATGACATCATTTTGGCTAGCACCTCTCCACGGAGGTATGAAATTTTACACGATGTAATGGGAATTGCtgatttgaaaacaatggTTTCTACATTTGAGGAAGATCTTGATAAAACAAATTATTCTACAGATCCAATTGGATATGTACGCGATACTAGCTGGCACAAAGCGCAGAATATAATTGAGATTTTAACTGACTACGAAAACGAAAACTTAAATGAAATTGGTAAACCTAAGCTTATCATATGTGCAGACACAATTATTATAGACAAGAGTGGGCGAATTTACGAAAAGCCTAAAACAAAAGACATCCAAAGGAAGTTTTTAATGAAGTTTTGCTATGAGGATGATGAACCTGTTAACGTTGTCACGGCTGTGACATTGGTTAAATGGTAcggcaaaaaaaacttcgaACTGGTACCATTCCGGGATGAAACGAAGGTATACTTTGATAACAAGATACCACTGAGAATATTGGAAGAATACGTAGAAAGCGGCGATGGGCTAGAGGTTGGCGGTGGATTCAAAATACAAGGGCAAGGGGCCATacttattgaaaaaatcgaaGGTGATTATTACAACGTAGTTGGATTACCTCTTAACAAAACGTTCAAAGGACTCTACGCTGAGGCTAATTCCATATAA